The following are from one region of the Streptomyces fradiae genome:
- a CDS encoding TerD family protein has translation MGPLYASTALGGGRRRSTTSRAPRSGSRPRATVPSGAQLERARRQAERARQEAERDAAITHLRELRLQMTSVHLQPFSPAHPPVVPGPPQLGLPWALAEARTFHLAGLGVFARAERAEAKRRAEQDAPAYLAAEQARLQGIYAALTTEAHQWWQALVANDEATVCETVNYAFSDNPAAGCAVGVDGSVMSVVMRQPDIDSLPDRTPGVTSGGRPTLKTLTKRDRVLWWLTAMGSNVIATLKEGFAVAPGITAIDLAVITRMPDTQRLGFVAYGRWTRQAIEAGSWRQPEDALRFLDIGQDVACAVATTASGNLSSTIKPLDTSRLPGLQSLLDHAQDDATSVDATLAGLDGDLLANVPATHHVPTPDPYVIHTFAEWRAQAPSPAQLPATGEPVHAALATLTPGQNLTLPDEAWEGLNITFSFDGADADLTLFLTDAHGRVASDEDFVFYNQPSAAEGAARLLGKQNDGTHTIESAAVHLAALPERVQRMTIAINMDVDTGLTCGSLTHAELSLRCTAAAWAFQPPADPAIRAMVVAELYRYRSTEGLPVWKLRAVGQGWADGLDGLARAHGVDVV, from the coding sequence ATGGGGCCCTTGTACGCCTCCACCGCGCTGGGCGGTGGGCGGCGTCGGAGTACGACGAGCCGCGCGCCACGTTCCGGCTCGCGCCCGCGGGCCACCGTACCTTCGGGCGCGCAGCTGGAACGGGCTCGCCGACAGGCTGAGCGGGCCCGACAGGAGGCAGAACGCGACGCTGCCATCACGCATCTGCGGGAACTGCGGCTGCAGATGACCAGCGTGCATCTGCAGCCCTTCTCCCCCGCCCACCCGCCGGTAGTGCCTGGTCCCCCGCAACTGGGACTGCCCTGGGCGTTGGCCGAGGCCAGGACGTTCCATCTGGCGGGGCTCGGTGTGTTCGCCCGTGCAGAGCGCGCCGAGGCGAAGCGGCGGGCCGAGCAGGACGCGCCGGCGTACCTGGCTGCCGAACAGGCGCGGTTGCAGGGCATCTACGCCGCTTTGACCACCGAGGCACATCAGTGGTGGCAGGCCCTTGTCGCGAACGACGAGGCGACTGTGTGCGAGACGGTCAACTACGCCTTCTCCGACAACCCCGCCGCCGGCTGCGCGGTCGGGGTGGACGGCTCTGTGATGTCCGTGGTGATGCGGCAGCCCGACATCGACTCGCTCCCCGACCGGACTCCCGGAGTCACCTCCGGCGGGCGTCCCACGCTGAAGACGCTGACGAAGCGCGACCGGGTCCTGTGGTGGCTCACAGCCATGGGGTCCAACGTCATCGCCACCCTCAAGGAGGGCTTCGCCGTCGCGCCGGGAATCACCGCGATCGACCTCGCGGTGATCACCCGCATGCCGGACACCCAGCGACTGGGGTTCGTGGCGTACGGTCGGTGGACCCGCCAGGCCATTGAGGCAGGCTCCTGGCGGCAGCCGGAGGACGCGCTGCGGTTCCTCGACATCGGCCAGGACGTCGCCTGCGCCGTCGCCACGACCGCCTCCGGAAACCTGTCGAGCACCATCAAGCCGCTGGACACCAGCCGTCTGCCCGGCCTGCAGAGCCTGCTCGACCACGCCCAGGACGACGCCACCTCGGTCGACGCCACACTGGCCGGCCTGGACGGCGACCTCCTCGCCAACGTCCCCGCCACCCATCATGTGCCAACCCCAGACCCCTATGTGATCCACACGTTCGCCGAGTGGAGGGCCCAGGCCCCGTCCCCGGCCCAGCTGCCCGCCACGGGCGAGCCCGTTCACGCCGCCCTCGCGACGCTTACGCCTGGGCAGAACCTCACCCTGCCCGACGAGGCGTGGGAAGGGCTGAACATCACGTTCAGCTTCGACGGCGCAGACGCCGACCTCACGCTCTTCCTCACCGACGCGCACGGCCGGGTCGCCTCCGACGAGGACTTCGTCTTCTACAACCAGCCGTCCGCTGCCGAAGGGGCCGCACGTCTCCTGGGGAAGCAGAACGATGGCACGCACACCATCGAGAGCGCCGCCGTCCACCTCGCGGCTCTGCCCGAACGCGTCCAACGCATGACGATCGCCATCAACATGGACGTCGACACCGGACTGACCTGCGGCTCCCTCACCCACGCAGAACTGTCCCTGAGATGCACTGCCGCCGCCTGGGCCTTCCAGCCACCCGCCGACCCTGCCATTCGAGCGATGGTCGTGGCAGAGCTCTACCGGTACAGGTCCACCGAGGGTCTGCCGGTGTGGAAGCTCCGAGCAGTCGGGCAGGGCTGGGCAGATGGACTCGACGGCTTGGCCAGAGCGCACGGAGTCGATGTGGTGTAG
- a CDS encoding M4 family metallopeptidase, whose translation MNRKNALAAGVAAALALGSVTMVATQSTAAPQPTAAAGTSAARPGAGFQAMTADARDEAIRTADRNAAATARELGLGPDERLRAKDVLIDADGTRHVRYDRTYRGLPVIGGDLVVHLAEDGTITGSDLAHQGAIRIAGTTPKLTAADASAKAVKHAKHVKKAKAGSKDSTLVVYAVGKIPVLAYRSTVTGEGDTGPTSREAVIVDATSGAALDQYELHQSVTGTGNGVTVGQVSIETTQTSSGYTLTDPAHGGTIIYDSYNSPQSNPKQNARAFSKTTNSWGNGTTSSRESAAVDASYGLAKTWDYYKDSFNRSGIRNDGRGAPAYVHMDTNVLNAFYDDNCFCMFFGDGSSQNGNTPVTALDVAGHEMSHGVTSATANLTYSGESGGLNEATSDIFGTMVEFYANNAGDPGDYYIGEKLNMSGGYMRRMDNPAADGNSLSCWTSSAGSADVHYSSGIGNHFFYLAAEGTGTKTIGGRSHTGTTCNNDTFAGIGKDKAAAVWYRALTTYMTSTTNYAGARTATLQAAADLYGTNSQERYLVSKAWAAVSVGTALPDPGTGTPTPSPSTPTPSPTDPTPSPTTPPSGNALTNGSFEQGTSGWTQSDNIITNSSLQAARDGSWYAWMMGYGADAIESLSQSNIAVPSTGTPKLTFWLKVSTQESGSTAYDTLGVKVDGTTLATYSNADASSGYVQKTVDLSAYKGRTVKLEFAGTEDTYLSTIFLVDQIAIG comes from the coding sequence ATGAACCGCAAGAACGCCCTGGCGGCCGGTGTCGCGGCAGCCCTCGCCCTGGGCTCCGTGACCATGGTGGCCACCCAGTCCACCGCGGCTCCCCAGCCCACCGCGGCCGCAGGCACCTCCGCCGCCCGACCCGGCGCCGGCTTCCAGGCGATGACGGCCGACGCGCGCGACGAGGCGATACGCACGGCCGACCGGAACGCGGCCGCGACCGCCCGCGAGCTCGGCCTGGGCCCCGACGAGCGCCTGCGGGCCAAGGACGTCCTGATCGACGCCGACGGCACCCGGCACGTGCGCTACGACCGCACCTACAGAGGCCTGCCGGTGATCGGCGGAGACCTGGTGGTGCACCTCGCCGAGGACGGCACGATCACCGGCTCGGACCTGGCCCACCAGGGCGCGATCCGGATCGCCGGCACCACCCCGAAACTGACGGCCGCCGACGCCTCGGCCAAGGCCGTGAAGCACGCCAAGCACGTGAAGAAGGCGAAGGCCGGCAGCAAGGACAGCACCCTGGTGGTGTACGCGGTCGGCAAGATCCCCGTCCTCGCCTACCGTTCGACCGTCACCGGTGAGGGCGACACCGGTCCGACCTCGCGGGAAGCGGTGATCGTCGACGCGACCAGCGGCGCGGCGCTGGACCAGTACGAACTGCACCAGAGCGTCACGGGCACCGGCAACGGCGTCACCGTCGGCCAGGTCTCCATCGAGACCACCCAGACCAGCAGCGGCTACACCCTCACCGACCCCGCGCACGGCGGCACGATCATCTACGACTCGTACAACAGCCCGCAGTCGAACCCGAAGCAGAACGCCCGGGCCTTCTCCAAGACCACCAACTCCTGGGGCAACGGCACCACGTCCAGCCGCGAGAGCGCCGCCGTGGACGCCTCCTACGGCCTGGCCAAGACCTGGGACTACTACAAGGACTCCTTCAACCGCTCCGGCATCCGCAACGACGGCCGCGGCGCCCCGGCGTACGTGCACATGGACACCAACGTGCTGAACGCCTTCTACGACGACAACTGCTTCTGCATGTTCTTCGGCGACGGCTCCTCCCAGAACGGCAACACCCCGGTCACCGCGCTGGACGTGGCCGGGCACGAGATGAGCCACGGCGTCACCTCCGCCACCGCCAACCTCACCTACTCCGGCGAGTCCGGCGGCCTCAACGAGGCCACCAGCGACATCTTCGGCACCATGGTCGAGTTCTACGCCAACAACGCCGGCGACCCGGGCGACTACTACATCGGCGAGAAGCTCAACATGTCGGGCGGTTACATGCGCCGCATGGACAACCCGGCCGCCGACGGCAACTCGCTGTCCTGCTGGACCTCCAGCGCCGGCTCGGCGGACGTCCACTACTCCTCCGGCATCGGCAACCACTTCTTCTACCTGGCCGCCGAGGGCACCGGCACGAAGACCATCGGCGGACGCTCGCACACCGGCACCACCTGCAACAACGACACCTTCGCGGGCATCGGCAAGGACAAGGCCGCAGCCGTCTGGTACCGGGCGCTGACCACCTACATGACCTCCACCACCAACTACGCCGGCGCCCGCACCGCCACCCTGCAGGCCGCCGCCGACCTGTACGGCACCAACTCCCAGGAGCGGTACCTCGTCTCCAAGGCCTGGGCGGCCGTCAGCGTCGGCACCGCCCTGCCCGACCCCGGCACCGGCACCCCCACCCCCTCGCCGTCCACCCCCACCCCCTCGCCGACGGACCCCACCCCCTCGCCGACCACGCCCCCCAGCGGCAACGCGCTGACCAACGGCAGCTTCGAACAGGGCACCAGCGGCTGGACCCAGAGCGACAACATCATCACCAACTCGTCCCTGCAGGCCGCACGTGACGGGTCCTGGTACGCCTGGATGATGGGCTACGGCGCCGACGCCATCGAGTCCCTGTCCCAGTCGAACATCGCGGTGCCCTCCACCGGCACCCCGAAGCTCACCTTCTGGCTGAAGGTCTCCACCCAGGAGTCCGGCTCCACCGCCTACGACACCCTCGGCGTCAAGGTCGACGGCACCACCCTGGCCACCTACTCCAACGCCGACGCGAGCTCCGGATACGTCCAGAAGACCGTCGACCTGTCCGCCTACAAGGGCCGGACGGTGAAGCTGGAGTTCGCCGGCACCGAAGACACCTACCTGTCCACCATCTTCCTGGTCGACCAGATCGCCATCGGCTGA
- a CDS encoding phytase has translation MTIRLAVRASTLALCTTLATSFAPPAQASGIDSVQPKAETTPLFDDEAGGNANADDPAIWRNATDPGRSLVIATAKQGGLRVYDLDARQVQSLPAPAGPSADDKPGRFNNVDLVHGLRLGGTRADVAVVSDRGNDRLRIYRIDRDKPGGPLTDVTAPGVRPVFSADQDEINEQQTAYGLATWTDRTTGRSYALVSQRNRTRIALLELLPTAAGTVDYRQVRTLDLPSSFRLPNGATWTPCAEPGELPQVEGMVVDPADGTLYAGQEDVGIWRIDAGLTGTPTLIDKVREYGVPGTYDEQTEECTPGIDPGFGGTHLTADVEGLTLVSEPDGDGYLLASSQGDNTFVAYDRERDEDNEYENTFRIAAASTTLDGSEVCDGAAALNAPLGTRYPNGLLVVQDGQETPGDSDREATGFKFVDLGEVDDTID, from the coding sequence ATGACGATACGTCTGGCCGTTCGTGCCTCCACGCTCGCTCTCTGCACGACACTGGCGACCTCCTTCGCCCCCCCGGCCCAGGCCTCCGGGATCGACAGCGTCCAGCCGAAGGCCGAGACCACGCCGCTGTTCGACGACGAGGCCGGCGGCAACGCCAACGCGGACGACCCCGCCATCTGGCGCAACGCCACCGACCCGGGCCGCAGCCTGGTGATCGCCACCGCCAAGCAGGGAGGCCTGCGGGTCTATGACCTGGACGCGCGCCAGGTCCAGTCCCTCCCCGCCCCCGCCGGCCCGAGCGCCGACGACAAGCCCGGCCGCTTCAACAACGTCGACCTGGTCCATGGCCTGCGCCTGGGCGGCACGCGCGCAGACGTCGCGGTGGTCAGCGACCGCGGCAACGACCGGCTGCGGATCTACCGCATCGACCGCGACAAGCCCGGCGGCCCGCTCACCGACGTCACCGCCCCGGGAGTGCGACCCGTGTTCTCCGCCGACCAGGACGAGATCAACGAGCAGCAGACCGCGTACGGCCTGGCCACCTGGACCGACCGCACCACCGGCCGCTCCTACGCCCTGGTCAGCCAGCGCAACCGCACCCGGATCGCCCTGCTGGAACTGCTCCCTACCGCGGCCGGCACCGTCGACTACCGCCAGGTCCGCACCCTGGACCTGCCCTCCTCCTTCCGCCTGCCCAACGGCGCCACCTGGACGCCCTGCGCCGAGCCGGGCGAACTGCCGCAGGTCGAGGGCATGGTCGTCGACCCCGCGGACGGCACCCTGTACGCCGGACAGGAGGACGTCGGCATCTGGCGCATCGACGCGGGCCTGACCGGCACGCCGACCCTGATCGACAAGGTCCGCGAGTACGGCGTCCCGGGCACGTACGACGAGCAGACCGAGGAGTGCACGCCCGGCATCGACCCCGGCTTCGGCGGCACACACCTGACGGCCGACGTCGAGGGGCTGACCCTGGTGTCCGAGCCGGACGGCGACGGCTACCTGCTCGCCTCCAGCCAGGGCGACAACACCTTCGTCGCCTACGACCGCGAGCGCGACGAGGACAACGAGTACGAGAACACCTTCCGCATCGCCGCGGCCTCCACCACCCTCGACGGCTCCGAGGTCTGCGACGGCGCTGCCGCCCTCAACGCCCCACTCGGCACCCGCTACCCCAACGGCCTGCTCGTCGTCCAGGACGGCCAGGAGACCCCCGGTGACAGCGACCGTGAGGCCACCGGCTTCAAGTTCGTCGACCTCGGCGAGGTCGACGACACCATTGACTGA